The genomic interval CGTACATGCCGCCGCCACCCTCGTCAAATTGCAGGCGCTGTTCCCGCGCCAAACGGATGTGCTCGGCGATGGACGTTCCGGCGATCGCCGCGATCTCTTCGATGTCGGCGTGATGGAGGATGCGCATTTCCGTGCCGAACCGGTCCAGCAGCTTATCCAGCGTTTTGGGACCCAGTTTGGGGATGAACTCCAACGGTACCTGATACACATACGGCGGGCGATGGGCAGGTGAAATCGATGGTTGGTCGGCGATTTCCGCCACGCGATCCCATACGCCCTTCACCACCTTGTGCGAGCCGCATCTCAGGCATCGCTTGGTTTCCTCGGGCGGCAACAGCGCTTCGCATCCGAGACAACGCGTCCGATAATACTTGCCCAACTTGGGGTTTAAACCATAGTTGGCAATGACACGCCGACCGCCTTGTCTGAGCAGTGCCCGCTTTAACTCCAAAAAGCTGGGAGCGACGATACACAGCTCATTATACTCACGACCGATCTTGGGGATGGAATGCGCATCCGAATTGGTGACGAACGTGAGAGCGGACAGCTCAGAAAGCCGGTCAGCCAGTGAACTGTCAGCGGACAAACCCAATTCCACCGCCGCGATCCGTTCCATGTCCAACCAATCGCGCATCCGGTCCGACGCACTGCCGTATACGCTTTTAAACGGGGTAAACACATGAGCGGGTATCATCAAACCGCCCAGTTCCGTCACTTGCTCCTGCAGATCACTCACAGGCGCGTAAAGTCGTTGGGTGCTCAACTGCACATTTTTCATTCGACCGGACAGCCAATGCGTAAACCGCCGAATCGCATCCAATGACGGAAAATATGCCAACAGATGAGCCGTTCCGAAACCGGGCTCTTTCACTTCAATCTCCGTCCCCAGTATGACGACAGTCTCACCGTAAACAAGTCCCCCGTCCGGATGCTCGCGGTACACCCCCGCTTTCAGCCGCGCCGCGATTTCTTCCTGTACCGGTGGAGAATGGGCGTCAATAATGCCGATCATGTCCAATCCTTTTCGTTGGGCGGATTCCCTTACGATCCGGTCAAACGTCAGATTGCGCGCGGCGCTGATTTTTACGGGAAGACCTCTTTCGGTACGCCCGATGTGAATGTGCAGATCGGCGAAAAAGGAACTCAGACGGGGGGAACAAAGTGGTTCCCCCGTTTCACTGTGCCCCGCTCCGTTCATTTCTGTATCTCCTTCAGTTGCCAATAATAGACGGCTGCCACTGTTTTTGCATCGCAGATTTCACCATCGGCGATCCGCTGCCAAGCTTCCGGCAACGTCAGCTCCACCAGTTCCACGAATTCGTCTTGATCCGGTTGTGCCTCTCCTTTGCGCAGTCCATTCGCCACATAGAGATGCATGATCTCGTCGGCAAATCCGGGCGAGGTATAAAATGAGACGAGCGGTGTCATCTCTTCGGCCTGATACCCCGTTTCCTCCTCCAATTCACGAAACGCGCATGCACGGGGATCTTCGCCCGGTTCCAATTTCCCTGCCGGAATCTCCAGGATCGTCTTTTCCAGCGGTTTGCGAAACTGCCGCACCAACACCAGTTTCTTTTCATCGGTAATGGCCACTACCGCCACCGCTCCCGGATGTTTGACGATCTCGCGCTGGGATGTTCCACCGTCGGGCAAAATCACTTGATCCAGTTGCACCCGAATGATGTTGCCTTCATAAATCGTTTGACTCTTGACCGTTTTTTCCTCCAACCGGCTCATGCCCTTTCACTCCCTCACACCTGTATGTTGAAAAGTGGCCGACAGGTACAGACAACCCCTATTATACACCAAGCCGAAGCGGTGTCTGACGAAACAGGAATCGTCAGTGCGGGAAAGTCTGTTGACCCCGTCGGATGCACGATTGTTTCAGACTCATAGATTACGGGCGTTACAGCCAGACGCTTTCGCCGTGGCCATTTGGTCGTTTTCAATCAATAACGCAAATGAACGGCGAAGTCTTATTTAATGAATAAACTGAATCCGGTCCCCATGATATGGGACCGGATTTTTTATGCCCACTGCCTTCCGAAGTTGATTTCTATTTTCGTGAAAAATCCATCAAAAAGCCACAAGTTTATCACATTCTTTAACCCACTTGTTTTTCAGGGATTGATACACTCTTCTTGGTTGAGTTTTGTGTGGTTATGTTATAAACATAACAAAATTCGGGGAGGGATATCAAATGTTGCCCACAGAACGAAGAGAACGGATTCGCCAACTGATTCAAAAAAGGAAGTACATGAAGATTTCCGAACTGAGCCAAATACTGAAAGTATCTGAGATGACCATACACCGGGATCTCAAACCTTTGATTGAAGAAGGATGGGTAAAAAAAACCCACGGCGGAGTGACATGGAACAGAGAAGCGAACACTGCGGCCAATACTGGATGCGTGCTATGTGGTCGTCAACCGGATTCACGCTTGATGTACCGCTTGATATTGACGGATCAACGGATTGAAACCGCTTGTTGCAGTCATTGCGGATTGCTCCGTCATCGACAGATCCAAGAAGAAGTCTTTCAGGCCATGTGCCAGGATTTCTTGACGAATACCACGATCAGTGCAGATCGGGCTTGGTATGTCATGGATACCGAAGTGGATTTCCATTGCTGTCACCCCCAGGTTTTGTCTTTTGAACAGAAGACCACAGCCGAGAAGTTTGTGAGAGGCTTCGGCGGTATAGCGCTGTCGTTTTCCGAAGCGATCGACCGGGTTCATGATCAAATGAAACGAAACTCGGGATGCGGACGCAAACATTCTCATTAAAAAAGGAGCGAAGAAGCCATGTTGTGGAAACGGATCATTTTCAGTACTGTTGTGGCATCGTTGTTTTTGTGTTTGACCGCTTGTGGCGGAGGTCAACATCATGATCATCATGAACATCATCAGGGATATGGAGAACCTTCTTCCTCTGTTCCCTTATAAGGTTTCTGATCCAATATCACTGTTCGCAAGGACAATGAGCATGTATACAAATCTGGACACATCAAGGTGGGATCTCCATGTCCGTTACCGAACCGATAACAAAGGAAAACAGGGAAATGGAAAACATTCCGCATACGGAAAAGCAGTGGTATGCCGCCATTTGGCGTTGGCATTTCTACGCGGGAATCATTTTTGCCCCGTTCATCATTTTATTGGCGATAACAGGAAGTATCTACCTGTTCAAACCTCAGATCGAATCGATGTTGTATAAAGACCTCTACTATATCCCGGCAAGCAAACAGAAGCAAATTTCACCTTCAGAACAGATTGATCAGGTGAAAAAACGTTACCCCGATGCGAAAATTACCCGTTTTACCCCGAGTTTCCAGTCCAATCGAACCTCTGAAGTGGGTATTTTACGGAGCGGGGAAATGACGACCGTTTTTGTTAACCCTTATAACGGTAAAATTGTTGGTGACTTGAATGACGACAAACGGCTTATGAATATCATTAAAAATCTGCACAACGGAGAACTGTGGGGCGGTACCTTTGGTAACCGGATGATCGAATTGACCGCTTGTTGGGCTTTTATCCTGATCCTGACCGGTATGTATCTGTGGTGGCCCCGGGGTCGCCGATTCGGACAGGGGACGCTGTTTCCCAGGTTGAGAAACGGGAAACGTACTCTTTGGCGGGATTTGCATGCCGTACCCGCTTTCTGGTTATCAGGACTGATCCTTGTCTTGATCTTTACCGGTCTGCCATGGTCCGGAGTGTGGGGAGACATGATCAATCGGGTTGCGACAGCCACTCATACAGGTTATCCTGCTTTTGCCTTCTCCTTCGGTCCGAAACCCGAATCGACTCTTCCGAAAAAAACAAAAGACGTGGCTCCGGATGTGCCTTGGGCGGCGGAAAACCTGCCGGTTCCAACGTCTTCTTCCCAAGGCCGACCACTGTCCTTGGAGAAAGTGATCCAAATCGCCGAATCGCGGAATATCCATTCCGGCTTTACCATCTATTTTCCGGAAGGACCCAAGGGAGTTTACACGATTTCCAACAAACCACAACGTCCGGAAGACCAGGCAACCCTGCACCTGGATCAATACAGCGGAAAAGTGTTGTACGATCTGCGTTTCAACGATTATGGTCCCTTGGCGAAAGCAATCTCCATCGGCATTGCTCTGCATGAGGGACGGTATTTTGGGTGGATCAACCAACTGCTGGGTTTGATCACTTGTGTGGGTCTGATCGGGATAGCAGTCATGGGGCTCATTCTATGGTGGAAGCGGAGGCCTCAAGGAAAGCTGGGCGCCCCACCCCGACTTCATTCATTCCATCTAGCAAAAGGGCTGGCTGTGATCGTTATCGCCTTAGGTCTCTTTTTCCCGCTGGTCGGTATCTCCCTGCTCTTGGTCTGGCTGTTGGACCGATGGATCATCCAGCGGATCCCTTTCATTCAACAATGGGTGGGATAAAATGCAAAGCAGGGAGAATGAACGGATGAAAAATATTGACATGATCGTGTTAACTGTCTGGGTCTTAACCGTTGCGGTGGTTTTTGACGGATGTACCGCGACGCACGAACATCATCACGGAACGAATCAGGCGACGCCATCCCCCATCATGTGATGAAAAAACAGCCCACTCCCCCTTATTTTGGGTAAGTGGGCTCTTATCTTAATCAGTGGTCTGTTTTGAGGAAGTGGTATGTGGGTCAGAAGAATCTGAGCGCAGGGTTTCTTGTTGGATCAGCCGAAGGAGGAAGAGCATGATCACGATAAAAACGACATTCATGAATCCGACCATGAGAACCGGATTCTCCGGGACGACCATTACCCCTAGCATAACTCCCATCATCCCCCCCATGATCCCGTGCAACATACTATCCAGTGAGGCGACAAGATGAAAAGGCTTTCCTATAACATACCCCATTGCCATCCCGATGAGTACGGTATAGATGGTCGGTGCCGTCATCTGTTGAAAAAGTACACCTAAAACTGTGCCTATGAGGAGACTGACCATCATGGCAGATCCCATATAGACCTTCATCCCGATCGTGGATGACAAAGTATTGCGACGACGAGAAACCGAAATAAAGAGATAGGTGGTGAAGCCCAAAACAGAGAGAACACTGCTAACGAGAACCAGCGTCAAAACAATTCCCCCTTTCTCTTATCTTTTATTCTCCATGTTTATCTCATGTATGGAAAGAGGGAGTTATCCCCCACATCTTAAACCGTGGAATTTTGTGGGTCGTTATCGTTCTCGTTTCGTTTCCGGGTTCAATAAAAAGGAAACAACATCTGCACCGTCGGGGAAAACATGATATGATAGGCTTCAAAAAGGGGATGTTCAATGGAGATTCGTCTGTTGACCCCGTCGGATGCACCATTGTTTCAGACTGTCAGGTTGCAGGCGCTAAAAGAGCAGCCAGACGCTTTCGCCGCTACATACGAGGAGACTGCTGCTCAATCGGTCGAACACGTTGCCAAACGTTTATCCCCCACCCCGGAATCATTTGTGATCGGGGCCTTTCAGGATAAACAGCTGGTAGGAAACGTGGGTTTCAAACGGGAAAAAGGCAAAAAATTGCGGCATAAGGCGGTTATCTGGGGTATGTATGTCGTACCGGAAGTCCGTCGCCACGGAGTGGGGAAAGCATTGTTGAAAGAAATAATCGCTCGCGCCCGGGAGATGGAGGGATTGGAACAGCTGATGCTCACCGTGAACGCCGAAAACGAACCGGCCCGCCGATTGTACCGTTCAATGGGGTTTTGCGTTTTTGCCACCGAACCAAGGGCGATGAAGGAAGGAAACCGGTATGTCGATGAAGACCATATGATTTTGTTTTTAAACGCCACGCCCATCGGTGGGCAAGCTGCCCGACTCACCGGGCCGGCTATGCGATGTGCACCCGATGGTCGATCAACAATGCACCTGTACACGGGTGCGGGAACCGGTGATTCAGGTGTGCCGGATCCGTCGGTCGATCCGAGAGCCGTACACAGAGGAAGAACGATCCACTTCAAAAGCGGAGCGAACATGAGCGGTTACAAATGGATGGAAGATGGTTCCATTGCCAATCGTGTGATCCGACTACCGCGAACCGATTCAGGGGTTGTGAAAGAAACCTGAACCCTTGTTCCCCTTACGGGGAGATATTTTTGGGTTATATAATAAACTTTTTTGTTTACAAATTATAAAAACAGAGTTACGATATTCTCAAACCCGATTGAGAATGGGGGATACGCCATGAAAGAGGTGTTTTTCGACCGGGACTTTCAGAAACTGTTTTTGGCCAACCTGTTCTCCGGGTTCGGTCAGGGCATGACCATGATCGGGATTTCCTGGTATTTGGTGACGGAGACCGGTTCGGCAAAACAGTTGGGAACCACGATGTTTGTCTCAGCGATCTTGATGTTTTTGCTCGGACCTTATGTCGGCACGCTGATCGACCGCTTCCCCCGCAAAACGATCCTGCTTGTGGAAAACGCCGTCGGATTTGTCATCCTGTTCGCCCTTGCCTTGTGGGGATTTTGCGCTCCTTACGGGCATTGGATGCTGATCTCGTTGTTTATTGTGACCACTCTCATCTTTCAGGTTCACTATCCGACGCAGTCCGCCCTGGTGCAGGAGAAGTTTGAGGAGCGCCACTACCGGTCGATCAACAGTCTCTTGGAAATCGAAAGTCAGACGGCCAGTGTCCTGGCCGGCGGAGCGGCGGGCCTGGTGCTCGGACGGTACGGCCTCCCGGTCGTGCTGCTGTTTGATGCCCTCACCTATCTGTTGGCACTCTTACTCATCAGCCGAATGAACTACGTGTTTACGCTGGAAAAGCATGTACGTAAAAGCCCCGAAACGGGTTGGCTGATGCAGTTCGCACAAAGCTGGCGGTACATAAAGGAAAAACGCGGCTTTCTGCTGTTCGGCGTCTCGGTTTTCATGCCCTTTATCGCCGTGATGGTGGGCAACCTGCTCGCCCCCGTGTTTGTGGCACAAACGCTTCGTGCTGACGCCCTTATTTACTCACTGCATGAGATGACTTACGCCATCGGAGCGGTGGCGGCCGGCTTCCTGGTGACCG from Polycladomyces zharkentensis carries:
- a CDS encoding DeoR family transcriptional regulator, producing the protein MLPTERRERIRQLIQKRKYMKISELSQILKVSEMTIHRDLKPLIEEGWVKKTHGGVTWNREANTAANTGCVLCGRQPDSRLMYRLILTDQRIETACCSHCGLLRHRQIQEEVFQAMCQDFLTNTTISADRAWYVMDTEVDFHCCHPQVLSFEQKTTAEKFVRGFGGIALSFSEAIDRVHDQMKRNSGCGRKHSH
- a CDS encoding PepSY-associated TM helix domain-containing protein; its protein translation is MSVTEPITKENREMENIPHTEKQWYAAIWRWHFYAGIIFAPFIILLAITGSIYLFKPQIESMLYKDLYYIPASKQKQISPSEQIDQVKKRYPDAKITRFTPSFQSNRTSEVGILRSGEMTTVFVNPYNGKIVGDLNDDKRLMNIIKNLHNGELWGGTFGNRMIELTACWAFILILTGMYLWWPRGRRFGQGTLFPRLRNGKRTLWRDLHAVPAFWLSGLILVLIFTGLPWSGVWGDMINRVATATHTGYPAFAFSFGPKPESTLPKKTKDVAPDVPWAAENLPVPTSSSQGRPLSLEKVIQIAESRNIHSGFTIYFPEGPKGVYTISNKPQRPEDQATLHLDQYSGKVLYDLRFNDYGPLAKAISIGIALHEGRYFGWINQLLGLITCVGLIGIAVMGLILWWKRRPQGKLGAPPRLHSFHLAKGLAVIVIALGLFFPLVGISLLLVWLLDRWIIQRIPFIQQWVG
- a CDS encoding NUDIX domain-containing protein, yielding MSRLEEKTVKSQTIYEGNIIRVQLDQVILPDGGTSQREIVKHPGAVAVVAITDEKKLVLVRQFRKPLEKTILEIPAGKLEPGEDPRACAFRELEEETGYQAEEMTPLVSFYTSPGFADEIMHLYVANGLRKGEAQPDQDEFVELVELTLPEAWQRIADGEICDAKTVAAVYYWQLKEIQK
- a CDS encoding GNAT family N-acetyltransferase, with product MEIRLLTPSDAPLFQTVRLQALKEQPDAFAATYEETAAQSVEHVAKRLSPTPESFVIGAFQDKQLVGNVGFKREKGKKLRHKAVIWGMYVVPEVRRHGVGKALLKEIIARAREMEGLEQLMLTVNAENEPARRLYRSMGFCVFATEPRAMKEGNRYVDEDHMILFLNATPIGGQAARLTGPAMRCAPDGRSTMHLYTGAGTGDSGVPDPSVDPRAVHRGRTIHFKSGANMSGYKWMEDGSIANRVIRLPRTDSGVVKET
- a CDS encoding MFS transporter; this translates as MKEVFFDRDFQKLFLANLFSGFGQGMTMIGISWYLVTETGSAKQLGTTMFVSAILMFLLGPYVGTLIDRFPRKTILLVENAVGFVILFALALWGFCAPYGHWMLISLFIVTTLIFQVHYPTQSALVQEKFEERHYRSINSLLEIESQTASVLAGGAAGLVLGRYGLPVVLLFDALTYLLALLLISRMNYVFTLEKHVRKSPETGWLMQFAQSWRYIKEKRGFLLFGVSVFMPFIAVMVGNLLAPVFVAQTLRADALIYSLHEMTYAIGAVAAGFLVTGMSKWLGEVRSLVGNTLLFAAAMTAVVVFPYGWAYVALTTLFGWCNASVRLVRQNLYMVIVPNHLMGRVLSFFQLVGMMMRLSLIGLCTLTIDYTGAGTGYLVLAGLLVLAAWGAHTSTRLLLPSSVQSAATPQAKAIHRS
- a CDS encoding endonuclease Q family protein, whose product is MNGAGHSETGEPLCSPRLSSFFADLHIHIGRTERGLPVKISAARNLTFDRIVRESAQRKGLDMIGIIDAHSPPVQEEIAARLKAGVYREHPDGGLVYGETVVILGTEIEVKEPGFGTAHLLAYFPSLDAIRRFTHWLSGRMKNVQLSTQRLYAPVSDLQEQVTELGGLMIPAHVFTPFKSVYGSASDRMRDWLDMERIAAVELGLSADSSLADRLSELSALTFVTNSDAHSIPKIGREYNELCIVAPSFLELKRALLRQGGRRVIANYGLNPKLGKYYRTRCLGCEALLPPEETKRCLRCGSHKVVKGVWDRVAEIADQPSISPAHRPPYVYQVPLEFIPKLGPKTLDKLLDRFGTEMRILHHADIEEIAAIAGTSIAEHIRLAREQRLQFDEGGGGMYGKVKQVQNQT